A window of the Budorcas taxicolor isolate Tak-1 chromosome 10, Takin1.1, whole genome shotgun sequence genome harbors these coding sequences:
- the LOC128054079 gene encoding dnaJ homolog subfamily A member 1, which produces MVKETTYYDVLGVKPNATQEELKKAYRKLALKYHPDKNPNEGEKFKQISQAYEVLSDAKKRELYDKGGEQAIKEGGAGGGFGSPMDIFDMFFGGGGRMQRERRGKNVVHQLTVTLEDLYNGATRKLALQKNVICDKCEGRGGKKGAVECCPNCRGTGMQIRIHQIGPGMVQQIQSVCMECQGHGERISPKDRCKSCNGRKIVREKKILEVHIDKGMKDGQKITFHGEGDQEPGLEPGDIIIVLDQKDHAVFTRRGEDLFMCMDIQLVEALCGFQKPISTLDNRTIVITSHPGQIVKHGDIKCVLNEGMPIYRRPYEKGRLIIEFKVNFPENGFLSPDKLSLLEKLLPERKEVEETDEMDQVELVDFDPNQERRRHYNGEAYEDDEHHPRGGVQCQTS; this is translated from the coding sequence ATGGTGAAAGAAACCACTTACTATGATGTTTTGGGGGTCAAACCCAATGCCACCCAAGAAGAATTGAAAAAGGCTTACAGGAAACTGGCCTTGAAGTACCACCCTGATAAGAATCCAAATGAAGGCGAGAAGtttaaacagatttctcaagcttACGAAGTGCTCTCTGATGCAAAGAAAAGGGAATTATATGACAAAGGAGGAGAACAGGCAATTAAAGAAGGTGGAGCAGGTGGTGGTTTTGGCTCCCCCATGGACATCTTTGATATGTTTTtcggaggaggaggcaggatgcagagagagaggagaggtaaAAACGTTGTGCATCAACTTACAGTAACTTTAGAAGATTTATATAATGGTGCAACAAGAAAACTAGCTCTGCAAAAGAATGTGATTTGTGACAAATGTGAAGGCCGAGGTGGTAAGAAAGGAGCAGTAGAATGCTGTCCCAATTGCCGaggtactggaatgcaaataaGAATTCATCAGATAGGACCTGGAATGGTTCAGCAAATTCAGTCTGTGTGCATGGAGTGCCAGGGCCATGGGGAGCGGATCAGTCCTAAAGATAGATGTAAAAGCTGCAACGGAAGGAAGATAGTTcgagaaaagaaaattctagaagtTCATATTGACAAAGGCATGAAAGATGGCCAGAAGATAACATTCCATGGTGAAGGAGACCAAGAACCGGGACTGGAGCCAGGAGATATTATCATTGTTTTAGATCAGAAGGACCATGCTGTTTTTACGCGACGAGGAGAAGACCTTTTCATGTGTATGGACATACAGCTGGTTGAGGCATTGTGTGGCTTCCAGAAGCCAATATCTACTCTTGACAACCGAACCATAGTCATCACTTCTCATCCAGGTCAGATTGTCAAGCATGGAGATATCAAGTGTGTGCTAAATGAAGGCATGCCAATTTACCGTAGGCCATATGAAAAGGGTCGCCTAATCATTGAATTTAAGGTAAACTTTCCTGAGAATGGCTTTCTCTCTCCTGATAAACTCTCTTTGCTGGAAAAACTTCTGCCTGAGAGGAAGGAAGTAGAAGAGACTGATGAAATGGACCAGGTAGAATTAGTGGACTTtgatccaaatcaggaaagacgGCGCCATTACAATGGAGAAGCATATGAGGATGATGAACATCATCCTCGGGGTGGTGTTCAGTGTCAGACCTCTTAG